Proteins from a single region of Primulina tabacum isolate GXHZ01 chromosome 5, ASM2559414v2, whole genome shotgun sequence:
- the LOC142547218 gene encoding polyadenylate-binding protein RBP47-like isoform X2 has translation MEADNDSESQQSNSQENNNNENIRDYNNSKVAQPPPPPHVVTPVPGQQWVAMQYPTAAMVMQHGMMPPPHYPPHYMPYHHPHYQHHNPPPTPPHQSQSSDGNEENRTLWVGDLDYWMEEDYLRRCFASTREVASIKVIRNKQTRFTEGYGFVEFFTHAAAEKVLETYTSFIMPKTDHLFRLNWATFSMGDKRSNNSSDLSIFVGDLAADVTDTLLHETFACKYSSVKGAKVVIDANTGRSKGYGFVRFGDDDERSQALTEMNGVYCLSRPMRIGAATPRKTSGFLPPYSPQGGYSNGVLAQVSQSDAESVNTTIFVGGLDPNVTDDELRQPFLEYGEIISVKIPVGKGCGFVQFASRNEAETALEKLNGTTIGKQTVRLSWGRNPMNKQSRAEYGNQWTGQYYGVPFYDGYGYALPQPAHDSSMYPAAVYGAYPTYGTHQQQVS, from the exons atggAAGCAGATAACGATTCCGAATCTCAACAGAGTAATTCTCAAGAGAACAACAATAACGAGAATATCAGGGATTATAACAATAGCAAGGTGGCACAACCGCCGCCGCCGCCTCATGTGGTGACGCCGGTTCCGGGGCAGCAGTGGGTTGCGATGCAATACCCGACGGCGGCTATGGTAATGCAGCATGGGATGATGCCGCCGCCGCATTACCCGCCGCACTACATGCCGTACCATCATCCCCACTATCAACACCACAACCCACCTCCGACGCCGCCGCATCAGAGTCAGAGCAGCGATGGGAATGAGGAGAACCGCACGCTCTGGGTTGGTGACCTCGATTACTGGATGGAGGAAGATTATCTACGCCGCTGCTTTGCTTCCACTCGAGAG GTCGCGTCCATAAAAGTTATCCGCAACAAGCAAACAAGGTTTACAGAGGGATACGGATTTGTGGAATTCTTCACGCATGCAGCTGCCGAGAAAGTACTGGAAACTTACACCAGCTTTATCATGCCTAAAACTGATCATCTTTTCCGTTTGAATTGGGCTACGTTTAGCATGGGTGATAAACGATCAAATAATTCCTCTGATCTTTCTATCTTCGTAGGAGATTTAGCTGCAGATGTTACTGATACTTTACTACATGAAACTTTTGCTTGTAAATACTCTTCTGTTAAAGGAGCTAAAGTAGTCATTGATGCCAACACCGGCCGTTCAAAAGGCTATGGTTTCGTGAGGTTTGGAGATGACGATGAAAGATCACAAgctttaactgaaatgaatGGTGTCTATTGTTTGAGTCGTCCCATGCGCATTGGCGCAGCAACACCGAGGAAGACATCTGGTTTTCTACCTCCATACTCACCACAAG GTGGGTACTCCAATGGTGTATTAGCTCAAGTCTCGCAGTCTGATGCAGAATCTGTGAACACTACA ATTTTTGTTGGAGGACTTGATCCCAATGTTACCGATGATGAACTCAGACAGCCTTTCCTAGAATACGGTGAAATCATATCCGTTAAAATTCCGGTTGGGAAAGGATGTGGCTTTGTACAATTTGCTAGCAG AAATGAAGCCGAAACGGCATTGGAGAAGTTGAACGGCACGACAATTGGGAAGCAAACTGTAAGGCTTTCTTGGGGACGTAATCCCATGAACAAACAG TCGAGAGCTGAATATGGAAATCAATGGACGGGTCAATATTACGGAGTACCTTTCTAT
- the LOC142547218 gene encoding polyadenylate-binding protein RBP47-like isoform X1, protein MEADNDSESQQSNSQENNNNENIRDYNNSKVAQPPPPPHVVTPVPGQQWVAMQYPTAAMVMQHGMMPPPHYPPHYMPYHHPHYQHHNPPPTPPHQSQSSDGNEENRTLWVGDLDYWMEEDYLRRCFASTREVASIKVIRNKQTRFTEGYGFVEFFTHAAAEKVLETYTSFIMPKTDHLFRLNWATFSMGDKRSNNSSDLSIFVGDLAADVTDTLLHETFACKYSSVKGAKVVIDANTGRSKGYGFVRFGDDDERSQALTEMNGVYCLSRPMRIGAATPRKTSGFLPPYSPQVGGYSNGVLAQVSQSDAESVNTTIFVGGLDPNVTDDELRQPFLEYGEIISVKIPVGKGCGFVQFASRNEAETALEKLNGTTIGKQTVRLSWGRNPMNKQSRAEYGNQWTGQYYGVPFYDGYGYALPQPAHDSSMYPAAVYGAYPTYGTHQQQVS, encoded by the exons atggAAGCAGATAACGATTCCGAATCTCAACAGAGTAATTCTCAAGAGAACAACAATAACGAGAATATCAGGGATTATAACAATAGCAAGGTGGCACAACCGCCGCCGCCGCCTCATGTGGTGACGCCGGTTCCGGGGCAGCAGTGGGTTGCGATGCAATACCCGACGGCGGCTATGGTAATGCAGCATGGGATGATGCCGCCGCCGCATTACCCGCCGCACTACATGCCGTACCATCATCCCCACTATCAACACCACAACCCACCTCCGACGCCGCCGCATCAGAGTCAGAGCAGCGATGGGAATGAGGAGAACCGCACGCTCTGGGTTGGTGACCTCGATTACTGGATGGAGGAAGATTATCTACGCCGCTGCTTTGCTTCCACTCGAGAG GTCGCGTCCATAAAAGTTATCCGCAACAAGCAAACAAGGTTTACAGAGGGATACGGATTTGTGGAATTCTTCACGCATGCAGCTGCCGAGAAAGTACTGGAAACTTACACCAGCTTTATCATGCCTAAAACTGATCATCTTTTCCGTTTGAATTGGGCTACGTTTAGCATGGGTGATAAACGATCAAATAATTCCTCTGATCTTTCTATCTTCGTAGGAGATTTAGCTGCAGATGTTACTGATACTTTACTACATGAAACTTTTGCTTGTAAATACTCTTCTGTTAAAGGAGCTAAAGTAGTCATTGATGCCAACACCGGCCGTTCAAAAGGCTATGGTTTCGTGAGGTTTGGAGATGACGATGAAAGATCACAAgctttaactgaaatgaatGGTGTCTATTGTTTGAGTCGTCCCATGCGCATTGGCGCAGCAACACCGAGGAAGACATCTGGTTTTCTACCTCCATACTCACCACAAG TAGGTGGGTACTCCAATGGTGTATTAGCTCAAGTCTCGCAGTCTGATGCAGAATCTGTGAACACTACA ATTTTTGTTGGAGGACTTGATCCCAATGTTACCGATGATGAACTCAGACAGCCTTTCCTAGAATACGGTGAAATCATATCCGTTAAAATTCCGGTTGGGAAAGGATGTGGCTTTGTACAATTTGCTAGCAG AAATGAAGCCGAAACGGCATTGGAGAAGTTGAACGGCACGACAATTGGGAAGCAAACTGTAAGGCTTTCTTGGGGACGTAATCCCATGAACAAACAG TCGAGAGCTGAATATGGAAATCAATGGACGGGTCAATATTACGGAGTACCTTTCTAT